In Sphingobacteriaceae bacterium, one genomic interval encodes:
- a CDS encoding T9SS type A sorting domain-containing protein — translation MKHFYSLIFLTVSCRLFAQIPIEVRDIDNANALVSNNQIFQKTTTAGGTDFSFHFEIKNTSANTITVSVRKYEDLMNTVTVNDKAEAYFCFNTYCYIPSIITATTQMTSGSTFTFLPKLDEASVVGESKVRYRISAEGNDFYVDLRYNAPVGINEVNKNINSLLVYPSPASEVLSINLQNKEIKKTTLSLYNSLGALIISEIRTTTSGNNSFDFNVSDLNSGIYFLQIKQGEEKMTKKIIISN, via the coding sequence ATGAAACATTTCTATTCATTAATTTTTTTAACTGTGTCTTGTCGCTTATTTGCTCAAATTCCTATTGAAGTTCGCGATATTGATAATGCTAACGCGCTGGTTTCAAATAATCAGATTTTTCAAAAAACAACCACTGCCGGTGGTACAGATTTTTCTTTTCACTTTGAAATAAAAAACACAAGCGCAAATACAATCACGGTTAGTGTTCGTAAATATGAGGATTTAATGAATACTGTTACTGTAAATGATAAAGCAGAGGCCTATTTCTGTTTCAACACGTATTGTTACATTCCTAGTATAATTACTGCAACTACTCAAATGACCAGTGGTAGTACATTTACTTTTCTTCCGAAATTAGACGAAGCTTCTGTTGTTGGAGAGTCTAAAGTAAGATACCGCATTTCTGCAGAAGGAAATGATTTTTATGTTGATTTAAGATACAATGCCCCGGTTGGCATTAATGAAGTAAATAAAAATATAAATTCTTTGCTTGTTTACCCTAGTCCGGCTTCTGAAGTGTTGTCAATAAATTTGCAAAACAAGGAAATTAAAAAAACCACACTCTCTCTTTACAATTCTTTAGGGGCATTGATAATCTCTGAAATCAGAACAACTACGTCAGGAAATAATTCATTCGATTTTAATGTATCTGATTTAAATTCGGGTATTTATTTTTTACAAATTAAACAAGGTGAAGAAAAAATGACTAAAAAAATAATAATCTCCAATTAA